A window from Penicillium oxalicum strain HP7-1 chromosome VIII, whole genome shotgun sequence encodes these proteins:
- a CDS encoding Mitochondrial thiamine pyrophosphate carrier 1: MSAGGEHLKDEGSKRQTVLAGGAAGLISRFCIAPLDVVKIRLQLQIHSLSDPLSHRTVNGPVYKGTLSTMRDIVRQEGVTGLWKGNIPAELMYVCYGALQFTAYRATTQALEQLGPYRLPPSAESFVSGALAGGIATATTYPLDLLRTRFAAQGTEKIYRSLGSSVLEIARQEGTKGFFRGCSAAVAQIVPYMGLFFTAYEGFRPSLAQWEQLPFGTGDAAAGVLASVIAKTGVFPLDLVRKRLQVQGPTRTRYVHRNIPEYTGVMQSIGLILRTQGVRGLYRGLTVSLLKAAPASAITMWTYERVLRMLQETEIVG; the protein is encoded by the exons ATGTCAGCCGGGGGTGAACATCTGAAAGATGAAGGCTCCAAGAGGCAGACGGTGCTCGCTGGCGGAGCCGCTGGGCTGATCTCTCGGTTCTGCATTGCGCCTTTGGACGTGGTTAAGATCCGTCTGCAGCTGCAAATCCACTCGCTCTCGGATCCCCTTTCACATCGGACGGTCAATGGACCCGTGTACAAGGGCACTCTGTCGACGATGCGGGACATTGTCCGACAAGAGGGAGTCACG GGTCTCTGGAAGGGAAATATTCCTGCCGAACTGATGTACGTCTGTTACGGAGCGCTTCAATTCACCGCATATCGAGCGACCACCCAAGCGCTGGAGCAATTGGGGCCTTATCGTCTCCCGCCATCCGCCGAATCGTTCGTCTCCGGTGCTCTGGCCGGTGGCATCGCAACCGCCACCACATACCCTCTCGATCTCCTCCGCACAAGATTTGCCGCGCAAGGCACAGAAAAAATTTATCGATCGCTGGGATCCTCCGTGCTGGAAATCGCACGGCAAGAAGGGACCAAGGGTTTCTTCCGTGGCTGCTCGGCCGCCGTTGCGCAGATTGTACCGTACATGGGACTCTTTTTCACAGCTTACGAAGGGTTCCGGCCGTCGCTGGCTCAGTGGGAACAATTGCCTTTTGGCACGGGAGATGCTGCGGCCGGTGTGCTCGCCAGCGTGATTGCCAAAACTGGTGTCTTCCCGCTAGACTTGGTCCGGAAACGTCTGCAAGTTCAAGGGCCAACACGCACCCGATATGTGCATCGCAATATTCCCGAATACACAGGTGTAATGCAGTCGATTGGATTGATTCTCCGGACGCAGGGGGTGCGAGGTCTCTATCGTGGTTTGACCGTGAGTCTGCTCAAAGCCGCACCGGCCAGTGCAATCACCATGTGGACCTATGAGCGGGTCTTGAGGATGCTCCAGGAGACTGAGATTGTCGGATAA
- a CDS encoding Monothiol glutaredoxin-4, with product MSAFTEITSEAEFTSHLASLSPSALLVLYFHTPWAAPCTQMRAVLEAIAGQYPAASPPVISFVSINAEELPDISEELDVTAVPFVVLMRGGQRLEDISGSDAVKVRNAIERHAGGSVPVDGAKASLPAPLAATPRENGPEIATQPPAASARAPEPAANAIDVSAAPALTPEQSKEALWARLDQLVKAAPVMLFMKGTPSSPQCGFSRQLVGILRERSVKYGFFNILADEDVRQGLKEYADWPTFPQLWVGGELVGGLDIVRDEIENDPGFFDQYSVNKQA from the exons ATGTCGGCTTTTACTGAGATCACCTCGGAGGCCGAATTCACATCTCACCTGGCCTCACTGTCGCCGTCGGCACTGCTTGTCCTCTACTTTCACACACCATGGGCGGCACCCTGCACACAGATGCGCGCTGTGCTTGAGGCCATCGCCGGCCAGTACCCCGCCGCCTCTCCGCCCGTTATCTCGTTTGTCAGCATCAATGCGGAGGAGTTGCCCGATATTTCCGAAGAGCTTGATGTGACAGCGGTGCCATTTGTCGTCTTGATGCGCGGCGGCCAACGCTTGGAGGATATCAGCGGGAGCGACGCTGTCAAGGTCCGCAATGCGATTGAACGCCATGCCGGCGGCTCCGTCCCCGTGGACGGCGCAAAGGCTAGTCTGCCCGCCCCTCTTGCGGCCACACCGCGGGAGAATGGACCTGAGATTGCTACCCAGCCCCCTGCTGCATCTGCTCGGGCACCCGAGCCTGCTGCCAACGCGATTGACGTGTCAGCGGCCCCTGCTCTGACACCCGAGCAGTCGAAGGAGGCACTGTGGGCTCGTCTGGACCAACTCGTCAAGGCCGCTCCCGTGATGCTGTTTATGAAGGGCACACCCAGCTCGCCTCAGTGCGGTTTCAGCCGACAGCTGGTGGGTATTCTGCGTGAGCGCAGCGTCAAGTATGGCTTTTTCAACATTCtcgccgacgaggatgtTCGTCAGGGTCTGAAGGAATATGCCGACTGGCCTACCTTCCCACAGCTGTGGGTGGGTGGTGAATTGGTTGGTGGACTGGACATT GTCCGTGATGAGATTGAGAATGACCCCGGTTTCTTTGACCAGTACTCAGTCAACAAGCAGGCTTAG